The genomic DNA GAAGATGCTCTCCGTATAGAATATAAATTAATATGAATACCCCGAGAATGACGTAGAGGTTGGAGATGTACACCAGCCACTGCAGCAACCTCATCTTCTTCTCGGGGGTCCCAAACCACTCCTTTGCCTTGCGCTCGGCCCATCCTGTCATGCTCACGTGGCAGAGGCTGCAGCCTCGGCAGCAGCCTTGGCCGCCTTTTCAGCCTCTTCAGCCTTGGCGCGCTTCTGAGCCTTCGCCTTGAGCTTCTTCAGTCTGACTATGTTGTCCCTGTCCATCTCCTCCAGCGCGAAGCCTATGAACCTGATTGTGTCCTTGATATCGGGTATGACCTTGAACTCGAGAGCGTTGACACGCCTCTTGGTCTTCTCGATATCATCTACGAGCTTCATCAGCGATGTCTCTACCTCAGCAGCTGTGATTATCTTGTCCACTAGGCTCTCGTAGGCGTCTGCAGCCTCGTCTATGGCAGCGCTTGTTCCTATAATACCATATCCTCGCTCGTACATCTTCTTGTGCACGGCCTCTGCGGATATCTTGGGAACAACAACGCCCATTATGTTCCTGGACTGCAGATCCACGGCTGGCTCCTGCTGCAGGGCAAAGGCCACGCTCTTTATGGCTATGGTGCCATCTGCAGCCTTCGCCATGTTGAGCCTTTGCTCCGCCCGGAGGTAATCCTGGACGAGCTCTTCCCGTATCGTCTTCGCCCTGTTCAGCACCTCAAAAAATTCGATCATGAGGCCGTCGCGCTTCATCTTGAGGAGCTCGTGACCGGTCTGTGCCACCTTAATCCTTCTTCGAAGGGCGATGAGCACGGCCCTGGTCGGCTTTGTCCCTCTTATTACGGCCATGATCTCACTCTTTCTTTGCGGTGCCTGCGTACTTCGGATGGTACTTCTTGATGAACTTGTCGTCGATCCTGGTGAGCATCGTCTCGGGCAGCATCGAGAGGAGCTCCCATCCGATGGTGAGGGTCTCTATGATGGACCTATCCTCATCCCTGCCCTGATTGACGAACCTGCGCTCGAACTGGTCGGCGAACTCCAGGATGAGCTTGTCGCGCTCGGAGAGCGCCTCCTTGCCGACGATCGCAGCAAGGCCCCTCAGATCGCAGCCCTCTGCGTAGTACGCGTAGAGCTGATCCGATACGGCCCTGTGGTCCTCTCTGGTGTGTCCGGCGCCGATTCCCGAATTCATCAGCCTGCTCAGGGACGGGCGGATGTCGATGGGTGGATAGATGCCCTTCCTGTGGAGCTCACGCGATACGATAAGCTGGCCCTCTGTGATGTATCCTGAGAGGTCTGGAATCGGATGTGTTATGTCGTCGCCTGGCATCGTGAGGATCGGGAACTGTGTAATCGATCCCTTCTTGCCCTTTATGATTCCGGCACGCTCGTAGTTCGTGGCAAGGTCTGTGTACATGTAACCCGGATAGCCGCGACGTCCTGGGACCTCCTCTCGGGCAGCTCCCATCTGTCTCAGAGACTCGCAGTAGTTGGTCATGTCTGTGTAGATGACCAGCACGTGCATGTCCAGATCGAACGCCAGGTACTCAGCTGTGGTCAGCCCCAGCTTTGGAGTCAGGAGCCTCTCGACAGCCGGGTCGTCTGCCAGGTTGAGGAAGATCACGGCCCTCTCGAGAGCACCTGTCCTCTCGAAGTCTGCCATGAAGTGCTGGGCCTCCTCGTTTGTGATGCCCATGGCGCAGAAGACCACCGCGAACTCCTCTGCCTCACCCAGGACCTTTGCCTGACGGGCGATCTGAAGGGCAACATCATTATGCGGGAGACCCGCACCCGAGAAGATGGGCAGCTTCTGCCCCCTCACAAGGGTGTTTGTCCCGTCTATGGTCGATATGCCCGTCTGGATGAAGGCTCTGGGCTTCTCCCTCGAGGCTGGGTTTATGGCAGCCCCGATGATCTCGCGCTCCACCTCTGGAACAATGGGTGGCCCACCATCCCTCGGCCTGCCGGAGCCGGAGAGAACCCTCCCTATGATGCTCGGAGAGAGCGGCATCTTGATGACGTCTCCGGTGAATCTCACGGAGCTATCCTTTGAGAGGCCACCGGTACCCTCGAAGACCTGGACGACGACGATCTCATCCGAGGTGTCCAGGACCTGGCCTCTCTTCACCTCACCGCTGGCCGTCCTGATCTCGACGAGCTCACCGTAGCCTACTGGCTCGGTCTTCTCGACGAACACCAGGGGTCCAGAGATCTCGGTTATAGTCTTGTATTCCTTGGTCATTGGCAACCCCCTTACTTCAGAGCCTCGAACTCGGCCTTCATCTGGTCCATGACCTTCTTGAGGTCGGGCTCGTAGTCCTCAACCATCCTGAGCTTGGCTAGTGCGTCTTTGGAGGGTACGCTCTTGATCTGATCGACCGCTACACCCCTGCGGAGGGCATCGAATGCGTAGTCCCTGTATGTCAGTATCGCCTTCAGGAGATCGTACTGCTTCTTGTACGGGCAGAATGTATCGACCGGATGGAACGCGCTCTGCGCCAGCCAGAAGTTGATGATCATCCTGGCAACCTCGAGTGTGAGCTGCTGATCCTCAGGCAGCGCATCCGAGCCGACCAGCATGACGATCTCCTCAAGCTCGGCGTTCTCCTGCAGTATCGCCATGGCTCTTCTCTTCAGCTGGTTCCAGTCAGGGGCGACATTCTCCGCATACCAGCTCTCCAGATCCTTCTCGTACAGCGAGTAGGAATCGAGCCAGTTGATCGAGGGGAAGTGCCTGCGCTGTGTCAGCCTGGAATCGAGCGCCCAGAAGACCTTGACGATACGGAGCGTGTTCTGAGTCACAGGCTCTGTGAAGTCTCCACCAGGCGGAGATACCGCGCCCACGACAGCCACAGATCCCTCACCGCCGGCTAGAACCTCAGCCCTTCCAGCGCGCTCGTAGAAGTCGGCAAGCCTCGCAGCCAGATACGCAGGATAGCCCTCCTCACCAGGCATCTCCTCAAGCCTCGAGGCGAGCTCTCTCATGGCCTCCGCCCATCTTGATGTCGAGTCCGCGGTCATCAGCACATCGTAGCCCATGTCTCTGTAGTACTCTGCTGTTGTCATCCCCGTGTAGATCGATGCCTCTCGAGCAGCGACCGGCATGTTGGATGTGTTGGCGTAGACGATCGACCTCTCGAGCAGCGGCCTGTTCGTCCTCGGATCCACCAGCTCGGGGAACTCGTGGAGCAGATCTGCCATCTCATTGCCACGCTCACCACATCCGACGTAGATGACTATATCGACGTCAGACCACTTTGAGAGCGTCTGCTGCATGACAGTCTTGCCCGTTCCGAATCCTCCCGGGATGGCTGCTGTCCCGCCCTTTGCCAGCGGGAAGAAACCATCGATGACCCTCTGGCCTGTTCTCAGCGGGATTGTCGGTGGCAGCTTCCTCACGACAGGCCGCGCCTGACGGACGGGCCACTTCTGGAGCATCGTGAGCTCAGAGCCATCCTCGAGCACACAGACTGTCTCCTCAACTGTAAAGTTCCCGCTGTATATCTCCTTGACGACCCCACCCTTGTGCTTCGGTGGGACCATGATCTTGTGTTTGATCAGGAGCTGCTCCTGGACCTCGCCTATGGGCTGCCCGGGCTTTACCGTATCGCCCTTCTTCACCAGGGGCTTGAACTCCCACTTCTTCTTGTGATCTACGCCATCGACGAAGAGGCCTCTGCTGATGAAGTCTCCAGACTTCTCGGCCAGCAAGGGAAGCGGTCTCTGAACGCCATCGTAGATCTGAGTGAGGATGCCGGGACCAAGCTGGGCCACCAGAGGCCCTCCGGTCTCCTTGACCGGCTCACCAGGCTTGATACCCGAGGTATCCTCGTATACCTGGATGATGTGCTTATCTCCGGAAATGCCGATGACCTCACTCATCAGGCCTTCCTCGCCGACCAGAACCAGGTCGTACATCGAAGCCTTCAGACCAACGGCCTGCACGACCGGCCCGGCGACTCTCTTTACTCTTCCTACTTCCATAAATCGACACCTATTGCCCTTTTAATCTTCTCTCTCATCTCTGTGCTTTGCTCGGTTCCGATAGCGATAACAGTAGGCCTAACGGAGTTAGATAAGGTCGACTGCAGCCTCTTGGGAAGCCTGTTGTAGTCATTCTGATGCAGAACCAGAATTCCTACATTCGGATCAGCCATTACCTCATTTATCTTGTTTATCAGCTCCTCTTCCGAGGTGGCCTCGTAGGCTTTCTTGATCCCTGCGAGGCTGAATCCGATAACCGCATCACTATTGCCTATAACTGCAATCTCCATTATGCCACCACCATCTGCTCCTCGATAAGCTCGTTAGGCAGTCCAGCCTCCTTCCCTCTGACGATCTTCCTGATGTTGGCAACCTCTGTCTCCTTTGTGACGATGTAGCCAAGCACAGGCAGGATCGACAGCGGATGGTAGTTGGACAGAGACCAGGCGTATCTTATGAGATATGCCTTCAGCCTTGCTTCTATTCTGCTCACGCTATCGAGGTCCGCGGTCGCCACATCCGAGATTGCGCTCCAGAACGGATAGCCTTCAAGCCCCCTGACGAAATCCGCATAGGGCTGTCCTGCCATCCTGCTCAGCTCCTCGCTGAGCTTGCCGCCAGGTATCAGATTCTCTTGAACGATGCTAGCCTCGATTCCAGCCTTGTTCATCCGGAAGAGGGTTATGAGGTTCCTGATATCGATCTCTCTCTTCACGTATTTGAGAAGGAGACCGCCGCCAACTGATAGCGTCCCGCCCACAGCGCGCTCCATTCTGAAGTAATAGAGCTTGTCAAGGGCGTTCTCCACAGAGGCGAGGGACTTCCCATCGTACTTGGAGAGAGCCTCAGCGAAGTCTGTGCCCTCGAATGCTGTTATGACATCGTTGATCGAGTCCTTCTTGGCAAGCCCTTCCAGAAACTCCTGGTCCAGCTCGCCCGCAGGCACTATGTACTTCATTATCTCCGAGTCGCTGGCGCCATAGAACTTTCCACGGAGGATCGTCTTTATGTTCCAGATGTCCCAGCGCCTCAGGTACTCCAGTATCAGGAACTGGGGCTCGTCTATCGAGACCTCAAGGAGCTTCCTGTAGGTCTTTGCCAGGTTTGCAAAGGTTGCATGCTCGATCAGCTCTGCACCGGAGTAGTCCTTGGCGAGAGCATCGATCTCCTCTTTGTACTGGGTCTCTTCGAGGTATCTTGCGATCTCTGGTATATCCATGTTCAGCATTCTGGCATACATCTCGTTGGGTATGAGCTTCGTTTTCATCGCCCTTACCCTGCCCGTGATGTATGCGTACTTCACCGGTTTTCCGAACTTCGGCAAACGTAGTACTGGCATCGCGCTCACCCGAACAAGAGCTTGGAGACCTCTTTGACCTTGGCGTTAAAGATATCCCGCGCTAGAGTCTCATATGAGTGATCAAACCTCACTGACCCGTCCTTGCTCTCGACCACCACGCCACCGATTATATCCAGCGTGCCTCCGTAGTTTGGGACAAGAGAGGATACGAAGGCCTGATCTCTCTTGCTGGAGTAGACCTTCATATCCTTGAGATCATAGGGCTCCAGGAGCTTCTTTATAAGAGCCTCGTTCTTGTCCTTTGGCAGGTTTGTGACCGCGTCGAGGAACTTAATCCTCACCTGCTCGAGGACCTCTTTATGAACGTTCAGCTCAGCCCTCTTGAGCTCCAGGTTTGCGCTGGACATCTCCCTGCGCACAAGAGCCTCTATGTCGTGCTTTGCCTCTGCCTCTTTCCTGGACTTTATCTCGGCGGCACGTTCTCTGGCCTCGCTAAGTATTCTGGCAACTTCCTGCTCAGTCTCCGCATTTATCTCGGCGACCTTGCTCTTGCTTGTTGCCAGAATATCCTCAACCACTGCATCTAGTGCCATTGCCTCTCACCCTTTTGGATGGGGGGTGCTCAGAGTAACGCGGCGAAGGGTGACCAGGCGAACATCAGGATCAGCGAGACGGCAAGCCCGAAGATGATCAGCGTCTCGGGCAGCAGCATCAGGAACAGGCCCTTGCCCAGGAATCCAGGCTCCTCTGCAACGACGCCGACGACGGCGGCTCCGATGCCCTGCTCACCGACACCCGCACCGATACCGGCAAGCCCAGTCGCAAGACCTGCACCAACTGCCAACAGACCGTACATTACTCCTGCATCCGTTATAGCCATATTCCTCAAACCTCCTTACTATTATTATAACCATCCTGTATTTTTGTTCGTCCCATTATACCTTCAGATACCTCCGGACATGTCCGAAGGGGCTGTACTCAACTCCACCACCATGCTGGCTGTAGAACTTGGTGAACATCTCGACGTAATGCAACCTCAGGGGGTGCATGAACGGAGATAATATACCAAGCAGCAGGTTGATGAAGTGTACCACAAGCAGCACGATGACTCCCACGATGTAAGCGACCATCGTGAGGTGCTCACCGCCGCTGAGCATCGGCATGATGACGCCAAAGGCCAGCTTGTTGGCTGCAAACGCAACACCAACTGACGCGAGGCCAATGGCCAGGAGCCTCAGGTAGGAGATCAGGTTGCTCACGTAGAACGGAAGATGCGTGGCACCCATTACACCCTCCGGGCCCATGACCATCATGACGATAGACACCACAACAAGGAGCCCCATGAGATACACCAGGGGCATGAAGCCCAGAACCAGGCCGAGAAGCAGCAGCGCAAAAGCCACCTGGAATATCAGCACCGGAAGCCGCTCGAAGTATGCGTGCTTCTTCTCACCATAATTGAGCTCTGTCTTGACGCCGAGAATAGAACCGATTCCACAATGGAGAACACCTATGAAGATACTGACACCGATCAACATCAGCACCGCATTAGTGGCCAGCCTGTACAGCGGGAACATCCCCATCGGACCAACCCTGCCAAGCGGACCGAAGACACCCTCGCCGAAGAACCTTCCGGATTCCTCCAGCGCAAGGATCTCCTCATGTGGCAGCTGCCCGAAGACCTTCCCCCACAGGCCCATTGGCCCGAAGATCTCGCCGAAGATCAGGCCGAATATTATGGACCAGACGCTTGCAATCATCACAATGTTGATCAGCTGTGTCCACCCTTCAGTTCTGAACTTCTTCTTCAGCATCACGAGTACGAGTAGTATCATGATGCCATATGCAACGTCTCCGAGGATCATCCCGAACATTATCGGGAAGAACACGAATATCAGAAGCGTTGGATCAAACTCTTTGTACTCAGGTATCGCGAAAAGCCTGGTTATGAGCTCGTAAGGCTTCACAATCCCGGGGTTCTCGATCTTTGTGGGTATGTCCTCGCCCTTCTTCTCGACCAGCTCCTCCATCTCATTCTCAGGGAGTTTCTCAACGTGTATTCTGCCGCCGGTTGTGCTCTCAAGCGCACTCTTGAGCTTATCATAGTCCGCTGATGGAACGTAGCCATCTATGACAAACGCGTTCTCGCTTGTTGCAAACCTGAGAGGCGCATCGGTCTTCTGGGTCTGGATGCTCAGATACTCATCTGCAGCAAGTATTATGTCCTCATACTGCTTCTTGAGATCCTTGAGCTTCTTCTGCAGTGGCTCCTTCTCCGACTCCAGCCGCTTGATCTCCGCCTCCAGCGTGGATATGGCCACATCTGGAGCTCCGGTAAGCTTTGGAACCGAGATCTCCGCAAACCCATGCTCGGCAAGAACCGCCTGAACCTCAGAGGCCTTCTCAACGGGCACGAACACCGCGACTACCGTGGTGTTCTTGAAGCTCCCTGTGAAGACCTCGCTCTTGGGAGCGACCTTTGCGACATCGGCATCAACTGCAGACTCAACCGTCCCTACGAAAACCGCCAGGGTCTCATAGCCCGAGTACAGCTCTATGGGCAGGTCAATCGCCGCCAGTGGCCGAAGCGCATTGATCTGATCCTGCTTTGATTTGACCTCGGCCTCGATTGCAGTTATGCGCTCGTAGGTGGAGGTCACCTCCTCCGCAAGCCTTCCCAGCAGATCGTCCATCTGGGATACTATCTGGGACTCCGCAAACCTGACATCGGGAGCCTTCGGCTTTATATCCAGATATCTCTCAATCGATCTGAGCTTTATGAGGTTCTCGGAGAACTCCTTGCCTTTGCCCATCGTCTTACCCTGCTCAAAATCGCCTTCCCCACCTGTGTAGTTGACGATGTGCATGAGGTTGAGCTCATGGAGCTTCTCCACCACAGACTCCATCACATTCTTCGACCCGGCGACGACTACACGACTCATCTCAACGGGTCTAAGCATGCAACAACCCCATAAACTCCTTTAGCAAGTATTCAACCGCTTTGTCCAGTTTTGCGTTTGCACTAGACCTCAAGGCATCTACCTTTCGCATGCCCTCGCTAATAACCGATTGCTTCTTGGCCTTAACTTCGCCCTCCGCCTTGGCGAGTTCCTTCTCGTAGAAGGCCTGTGCTTCGGATTCGGCTGTACGCACTATGTTCGCTGCTTCAGTAGTGGCATCGGCGATGCGTTTTTCCTTCTCCTGCAAGGCCTGCTGGACACTGGCCTTGGCATCCGCCTCTGCCTGCTTGATTCTCATCAAGATGTCATGTCTCGCCATCTGATCCCTCACTACATCCATGCTGTTTTTCAAACAGCGCGCGTCGCTTGACTCGTGACAGACTGTCAAACCATCCCCATCTACGAATATAAAACCTTCGGTTTCAGTCTCCCGAGATGAGCTCAAACACCCCATCGCTCAAGCGCACGTTTTAGCTCTTTATGCCTCTCTGCATACTCCATCACCGGTATGCCGCTCAGCCACGCCTCGACTGCCTGCACCATCGCCCTTGCCCCTGCAGTCGTCCCATCTGGATGCCCATGTACGCCACCGCCTGCCTGCACTATGCAGTCTATACCGTATCCATCCAGGTTGCCTGCGACCTTCCCGGGGTGTATGCCGCCTGAAGCCACCGGGAAAACTCTTTTCAGGCCATACCAATCCTCGCGCAAAGCATCTCTGCACTGGTCATTCTCCTCGATATCGCTGGCCATCTTGCCGACATAGCTGCCTGTGTGCAGGTTCGTGCCACCCGCCATTCTGACGAGCTTCGCTATGACGAGCATCGATATTCCATGCGCTCTGTCTCTCGTCATGGCTCCGTGCATTGTTCTATGCACATGTATCGGCAGATCCACCCCTCTTGCAAGCGCTTCGAGCGCGGAGAAACCAGCTGTCAGGACATCGACCATGAGCATGTTCGCGCCCCGGTCGATCGCCCTCTCCGCCCTTTCCAGGATCGTGTCGGCGCCAGTTGTGACGTTGACTGCGTAGAACGCCTTCTTCCCGGTCTCGCTCTCGACCCTGTCAAACTCCGCCATGACCTCCTCGACCCTTCTCTCCATCGGGCAGAACTTCTGATCTGTGAGCGTCTCATCGTCCTTGACGAGATCGAGGCCGCCTCTCACAGCAGCCCCTGCGACCTCAGCGGTCTGACTCGGGTTCAGCCCGACCTTGGGCTTGACTATCGTGCCAACAAGAGGACGATTGTATGCATCGATGATCCTCCTTGCCTCCTCTATCCCGAACTTCGGGCCGCTATGAGCTCTGACCAGTGACTCCGGAAAATCGACATCCACCAGTCGAACCTTCTTCAGAGCCTCCAGACCGAAGAGGTTCCCTGCGATAACAGACAGATACTGCGGTATGTTCCCAGGCTCGAAGAGCTCCACAGGGAACTCTATCTCCACGGTATTGCCATCTATCGAGAGGACACTCGCCGCGAGATCGCTCTCAGCTCCTCTCACCTCAGTCCATGTCCCGGTCGACTGCTCAGCAGCTATCGCCTCAGCAGCCTTTCTCATGGGAAGATCAGTCTCGACGCGGTAGCGCGCCACAACATCCCTCTGCATCATCTTCCACCCTTTTTGATGGTAATGAGATGCGTCGCAGGGAGATCCTCCTTCGAGCGTCCTCGACGTTCTCCCTAAGCTCCATAAAATCCTCAAAGCACCCCATACCCAGCTGTATTGTGATACGGATGCTCTTATAGTTGCCGATGAGGTCGACCAGTGATCAGATGAAAAATAAATAAGAACATTCACCAGTCCAAAGGAGCCAGGTAGTCGAAGACGCAGCATGACACGGCCACGGCTCTCATTTCGTCGCCGCTGCCGGTGGCATGATGGTAAAGTTCATGGAGAAGCGTGAGGGCGTCGGCACTTCCTGTATGACCATTGCAAGATACTCTGCCTATGCACACAGCAATCCAGTTGCAGTCGGGATGACCAGGCGAGTGGTAGGTCCTCCCATAAACACAATCACAGAGGGCGTGCCTCTCTGGCGGAAGCGTGCCCGCCCGGTACCCTCTCGGAAGTGTGTACGGCTTGATATATATCAAGACATTCTCCATGGCGCTTAGAATATCATCCGCCAGACTGCCAGTCCCAACACGGCCGCTCAGATAATCCATATCATCAAACTCGGGGAGCATGTAGTCTCTGGCACTCTCAGAAAGCTCCCCTCGCCCAATCCTCTCCTCTATCGTTCTGTTCCAATCATCGACAAACTCCGGCAGATCCTCAAGGGCATTCGATCTCAGGCGGGCATCGATATCCTCCAGAAAACCCCTGATGGTGTCCAGTTCGTCCGTATGTATTGTGCCACCAGCCGGACATCTGGCATTGTGGTAGCCCACTCTGGTTGTGTAATAGATGGTCTCATGCTCGTACACCTCACCATCTGCATTGCGCGCATGTAATGTCTGGATAATGGTAGGTCCTGCAGTGTAGATGTACGAGTTGCTGGAGGGCGTGACATGGCAGGAGCACTCCCACCCCCCTGCATCTGTAAATGTTCCAGGCTCCAGAACCTCTGCGCCTGGATAGAAGATGTAATCATGCATCTCATCAGCACCTCTGATCTCCCAGCTCAGCTCGACCTCCCCTGTGTTTTTCGGCACCGATGTCCTTGGCTTCACAGCGCTCATTGTGATCACAGGCGGACTGTTGCCCTTTCTGGCCCGCTGTTCCTGCTCTGTGGTTTCCATGCAGTGCAGCTCAGGAACAAAGATCGGGGACCGTGTCTCCACAACCATATTGGCAATCAATACCTTCTTTTTGCTCTTCGGGTCCCTGCTCCAAAGCCGGATCGCAGCTGTATGCCTACCACTGAGAGCTATGGGCCATCCGATATCCATTTTTCCGAATCTGTATGGGATTCTTGCATAGCCATTTGCTTTGATTCTGAGAGTTCTGTACTTCTCAGGTACGGATAATGCTTTACTGCCCGCCAGCTCGAGGACCACAGTGACATCTTTTTTGCCGGTGTTTTTTAAAAGCAATGCGTTCAAGCTCTTCGTGATTGCGAGAGCCTTCTCATGGGACGCTACTTCCACCATAAATTAACATTTACTTAAAAGCATAAGTACTTTTGGAATGTTGTCCGGGACCTGTCTGAATAAGGGCCGTGTGTTTGAATCGTGAGCCTTGAAGATATGCTCATCAAATAGACTCCCTTTTTATCCGGACACGTCCGTTGTCCGGGATGTATCTGAATAAGAGCTGAATTCAGAAACATATGGCTGACTGCTTTTGGATGGAGGAGATGCTCAAGCCTTATTTGGACAGGTCCGCTCACCCAACAGATAATCTTATGTAGCAGGAGCGTATCTTCGCATTGGATTTGCGTAAATCGCCCCACCGCACAGCCGGTGAGTGGGCGGCGCCGGATTCTGATCCGGGGCTGCTCCAGATCGGGCTCCTGGAGCCCAGGCGTTCTGGAGGAGTAATTGGAGATGGAGACGAAGGAGACTGAGAGCTCTGTTGAGCTGAGACATATAGTGCGCATTTACAACACCGATCTTGACGGGAAGAAGCAGGTTCAGATGGCTCTTACTGGCATCAAAGGCGTTGGCAGAAGGCTGGCCAGGGTGTTCGCAGTGAAGGCAGGCGTGGATCCCTGCGCGACTCTGGGGAAGCTGCCTGAGGAGCAGATAGAGGCTCTGAAGAATGTTATAGAGAGTGTCAGAGATAACATTCCAGCCTGGATGATGAACCGGAGGAAGGACATAATAACAGGCGTGGACAAACACGTCATGGGCGCCGAAGTCCTCACGACCCTCCGCGAGGATCTTGACATCATGAAGAAGACCAGAAGCTACAAGGGCATAAGGCATGAGCTCGGGTTGAGAGTGAGAGGGCAGAGGACCAGATCCACAGGCAGGAGCGGCGCGACCGTTGGTGTCACCAGGAAGAAGACGCAGGCGAAGAAATGATGTGCAGGTGATTATATGGGATATCCTGGCAAGAGCCACAAGACATATGATCGGCCTCGAAAGCCATGGGAAGCAGACAGGATGGCCAATGAGGTCGAGCTCATAAAGACCTACGGGCTGAGGAACAAGCGCGAGCTCTGGAAGGCTGAGAGCATTCTAAGAAAGTACAGGCGCGTTGGGAGGATGCTTCTCGCATCCAAGGCTCGTGGCGAGGCCAGAGCCGATATAGAGGCTGCTGCGGTTATCAATAGACTGTCACGCTTCGGCATCCTGAAGGATGGTGCAGATCTCGATGCCATACTCTCACTGAAGATCACAGATATCCTGGAGAGGCGGCTGCAGACACAGGTCTACAGACAGGGTCTCGCAAACACGATACGACAGGCGAGACAGTTCATAACCCACGGGCACATCCAGGTGGCAGGTCAGAGGGTGACCGTCCCGAGCTACCTGGTGAAGAGAGGGGACGAGATGACCATCGATTACTATGCAGGATCCCCGCTCGCCAGAGAGGGGCATCCGGAGAGGTCATCTAAGATCGTCGCCAGGACTG from Methanothrix thermoacetophila PT includes the following:
- a CDS encoding V-type ATP synthase subunit C, which produces MPVLRLPKFGKPVKYAYITGRVRAMKTKLIPNEMYARMLNMDIPEIARYLEETQYKEEIDALAKDYSGAELIEHATFANLAKTYRKLLEVSIDEPQFLILEYLRRWDIWNIKTILRGKFYGASDSEIMKYIVPAGELDQEFLEGLAKKDSINDVITAFEGTDFAEALSKYDGKSLASVENALDKLYYFRMERAVGGTLSVGGGLLLKYVKREIDIRNLITLFRMNKAGIEASIVQENLIPGGKLSEELSRMAGQPYADFVRGLEGYPFWSAISDVATADLDSVSRIEARLKAYLIRYAWSLSNYHPLSILPVLGYIVTKETEVANIRKIVRGKEAGLPNELIEEQMVVA
- a CDS encoding V-type ATP synthase subunit D, whose protein sequence is MAVIRGTKPTRAVLIALRRRIKVAQTGHELLKMKRDGLMIEFFEVLNRAKTIREELVQDYLRAEQRLNMAKAADGTIAIKSVAFALQQEPAVDLQSRNIMGVVVPKISAEAVHKKMYERGYGIIGTSAAIDEAADAYESLVDKIITAAEVETSLMKLVDDIEKTKRRVNALEFKVIPDIKDTIRFIGFALEEMDRDNIVRLKKLKAKAQKRAKAEEAEKAAKAAAEAAASAT
- a CDS encoding V-type ATP synthase subunit I, which codes for MLRPVEMSRVVVAGSKNVMESVVEKLHELNLMHIVNYTGGEGDFEQGKTMGKGKEFSENLIKLRSIERYLDIKPKAPDVRFAESQIVSQMDDLLGRLAEEVTSTYERITAIEAEVKSKQDQINALRPLAAIDLPIELYSGYETLAVFVGTVESAVDADVAKVAPKSEVFTGSFKNTTVVAVFVPVEKASEVQAVLAEHGFAEISVPKLTGAPDVAISTLEAEIKRLESEKEPLQKKLKDLKKQYEDIILAADEYLSIQTQKTDAPLRFATSENAFVIDGYVPSADYDKLKSALESTTGGRIHVEKLPENEMEELVEKKGEDIPTKIENPGIVKPYELITRLFAIPEYKEFDPTLLIFVFFPIMFGMILGDVAYGIMILLVLVMLKKKFRTEGWTQLINIVMIASVWSIIFGLIFGEIFGPMGLWGKVFGQLPHEEILALEESGRFFGEGVFGPLGRVGPMGMFPLYRLATNAVLMLIGVSIFIGVLHCGIGSILGVKTELNYGEKKHAYFERLPVLIFQVAFALLLLGLVLGFMPLVYLMGLLVVVSIVMMVMGPEGVMGATHLPFYVSNLISYLRLLAIGLASVGVAFAANKLAFGVIMPMLSGGEHLTMVAYIVGVIVLLVVHFINLLLGILSPFMHPLRLHYVEMFTKFYSQHGGGVEYSPFGHVRRYLKV
- a CDS encoding V-type ATP synthase subunit A yields the protein MEVGRVKRVAGPVVQAVGLKASMYDLVLVGEEGLMSEVIGISGDKHIIQVYEDTSGIKPGEPVKETGGPLVAQLGPGILTQIYDGVQRPLPLLAEKSGDFISRGLFVDGVDHKKKWEFKPLVKKGDTVKPGQPIGEVQEQLLIKHKIMVPPKHKGGVVKEIYSGNFTVEETVCVLEDGSELTMLQKWPVRQARPVVRKLPPTIPLRTGQRVIDGFFPLAKGGTAAIPGGFGTGKTVMQQTLSKWSDVDIVIYVGCGERGNEMADLLHEFPELVDPRTNRPLLERSIVYANTSNMPVAAREASIYTGMTTAEYYRDMGYDVLMTADSTSRWAEAMRELASRLEEMPGEEGYPAYLAARLADFYERAGRAEVLAGGEGSVAVVGAVSPPGGDFTEPVTQNTLRIVKVFWALDSRLTQRRHFPSINWLDSYSLYEKDLESWYAENVAPDWNQLKRRAMAILQENAELEEIVMLVGSDALPEDQQLTLEVARMIINFWLAQSAFHPVDTFCPYKKQYDLLKAILTYRDYAFDALRRGVAVDQIKSVPSKDALAKLRMVEDYEPDLKKVMDQMKAEFEALK
- a CDS encoding V-type ATPase subunit subunit G family protein → MDVVRDQMARHDILMRIKQAEADAKASVQQALQEKEKRIADATTEAANIVRTAESEAQAFYEKELAKAEGEVKAKKQSVISEGMRKVDALRSSANAKLDKAVEYLLKEFMGLLHA
- a CDS encoding V-type ATP synthase subunit B — encoded protein: MTKEYKTITEISGPLVFVEKTEPVGYGELVEIRTASGEVKRGQVLDTSDEIVVVQVFEGTGGLSKDSSVRFTGDVIKMPLSPSIIGRVLSGSGRPRDGGPPIVPEVEREIIGAAINPASREKPRAFIQTGISTIDGTNTLVRGQKLPIFSGAGLPHNDVALQIARQAKVLGEAEEFAVVFCAMGITNEEAQHFMADFERTGALERAVIFLNLADDPAVERLLTPKLGLTTAEYLAFDLDMHVLVIYTDMTNYCESLRQMGAAREEVPGRRGYPGYMYTDLATNYERAGIIKGKKGSITQFPILTMPGDDITHPIPDLSGYITEGQLIVSRELHRKGIYPPIDIRPSLSRLMNSGIGAGHTREDHRAVSDQLYAYYAEGCDLRGLAAIVGKEALSERDKLILEFADQFERRFVNQGRDEDRSIIETLTIGWELLSMLPETMLTRIDDKFIKKYHPKYAGTAKKE
- a CDS encoding V-type ATP synthase subunit E yields the protein MALDAVVEDILATSKSKVAEINAETEQEVARILSEARERAAEIKSRKEAEAKHDIEALVRREMSSANLELKRAELNVHKEVLEQVRIKFLDAVTNLPKDKNEALIKKLLEPYDLKDMKVYSSKRDQAFVSSLVPNYGGTLDIIGGVVVESKDGSVRFDHSYETLARDIFNAKVKEVSKLLFG
- a CDS encoding V-type ATP synthase subunit F; this encodes MEIAVIGNSDAVIGFSLAGIKKAYEATSEEELINKINEVMADPNVGILVLHQNDYNRLPKRLQSTLSNSVRPTVIAIGTEQSTEMREKIKRAIGVDLWK
- a CDS encoding H+-transporting two-sector ATPase C subunit, which encodes MAITDAGVMYGLLAVGAGLATGLAGIGAGVGEQGIGAAVVGVVAEEPGFLGKGLFLMLLPETLIIFGLAVSLILMFAWSPFAALL